A genome region from Desulfobulbaceae bacterium includes the following:
- a CDS encoding phage tail protein: protein MSGPNSKSGARLYQLLPAVYRERDNGDLSAYLDACGTLLDAIQQTLDQRLADNFPDTPPAGLTCQDWLLPYFGKLLDVRLVSPEAVGRRAEIAKAVAWRQAKGTLAVAEQIAEAVGDMEVEIAEGWQRVATMARIGIPLLPAGNFGVTPEPDRHISSEAARHPALPAGTVDFRYASRAVNHPVACLGGHDWVQGNPHGVPCVIGGFDDATRRTVDLRTPGWDHGHHHPRTLLLFAPPPAGFFDINMESIKWSDRAKPQYQHLIAIEETPTFYRIRKLGGTRIRFTGPVTLDGHKDYVIEGFSFSTTVNCVHGNLFLRDVAAPKVMAQRHGAEIPALTARDCLFRDVTTARGLMRLEYCTVLRKTICEWLEASDCIFIGTVQKDHPTRPPPRDGCVRFSRLPGLALGAVRVHQCSDDEPIFFNQIFGKQGCAALHPASSQAIRHGAEDGGEMGCYHDRHYVLRAEAVIDKLKDYLPLGLEAVLVYDKRLLCPIPIVK from the coding sequence ATGAGCGGCCCTAATTCCAAAAGCGGTGCGCGCCTGTATCAGTTGCTGCCGGCAGTCTACCGTGAACGTGACAATGGTGATCTGTCCGCCTATCTGGATGCTTGTGGCACGCTTCTTGACGCCATTCAGCAGACCCTTGATCAGCGCCTAGCCGATAATTTTCCAGATACTCCCCCAGCTGGTCTAACCTGTCAGGACTGGCTGCTGCCCTATTTCGGGAAATTGCTGGACGTGCGTCTGGTGTCGCCTGAGGCAGTAGGCCGTCGCGCCGAGATTGCCAAGGCGGTGGCCTGGCGTCAGGCGAAAGGGACTTTGGCCGTGGCGGAGCAGATTGCCGAGGCGGTCGGCGATATGGAGGTGGAGATTGCCGAGGGCTGGCAACGAGTCGCCACCATGGCGCGAATCGGCATCCCCTTGCTGCCGGCGGGTAATTTCGGTGTTACGCCTGAGCCTGATCGGCACATTTCCTCCGAGGCGGCCCGTCATCCGGCCTTGCCTGCTGGGACTGTTGATTTCAGGTATGCCTCACGTGCGGTCAACCATCCAGTCGCCTGTCTTGGCGGTCATGACTGGGTACAGGGAAACCCTCATGGCGTGCCGTGTGTTATCGGGGGCTTTGATGACGCCACTCGTCGCACCGTAGACCTGCGAACCCCTGGTTGGGACCACGGTCATCACCATCCCCGCACTCTGCTTTTGTTTGCTCCGCCGCCTGCAGGATTTTTTGATATCAACATGGAAAGCATCAAATGGAGTGATCGCGCTAAGCCTCAATATCAACACCTCATCGCAATCGAGGAGACGCCTACGTTCTACCGGATCCGTAAACTGGGTGGTACAAGGATTCGCTTTACCGGCCCGGTCACGCTGGACGGACATAAGGATTATGTTATCGAGGGTTTTTCCTTCTCGACCACGGTCAATTGCGTACATGGCAACCTCTTTCTTCGCGATGTCGCAGCACCAAAGGTGATGGCGCAGCGTCATGGGGCCGAGATCCCGGCCTTGACCGCACGTGATTGCTTGTTCCGCGATGTTACCACCGCCAGGGGTCTGATGCGCTTGGAGTACTGCACGGTGCTGCGCAAGACGATTTGCGAGTGGCTGGAGGCTAGTGATTGTATCTTTATCGGTACGGTGCAGAAGGATCACCCCACACGACCCCCGCCACGTGATGGCTGCGTAAGGTTTTCACGGTTGCCGGGGTTGGCTCTGGGGGCGGTGCGGGTGCATCAATGCTCGGATGACGAACCAATTTTTTTCAACCAGATTTTTGGCAAGCAGGGTTGCGCGGCGCTGCATCCGGCATCCTCGCAGGCCATTCGCCATGGGGCGGAAGATGGTGGGGAAATGGGGTGTTATCACGATCGACATTATGTACTGCGGGCTGAAGCCGTGATCGATAAACTTAAAGATTATCTGCCGCTCGGGCTGGAGGCGGTGTTGGTGTATGACAAACGACTGCTTTGTCCAATCCCCATAGTCAAATGA